Proteins encoded by one window of Inmirania thermothiophila:
- a CDS encoding class I fructose-bisphosphate aldolase gives MNTIEALLGPEAEDLLTHRCTTIPKERLHLPGPDFVDRVVAQSDRSPAVMRSLQTLFDTGRLAGTGYLSILPVDQGVEHSAGASFAPNPIYFDPENIVRLAIEGGCNAVASTLGVLGAVARRYAHRIPFIVKLNHNELLTYPNIHDQTLFAQVEQAFEMGAVAVGATIYFGSEESRRQILEISEAFARAHELGMATVLWAYLRNPAFKHEGTDYHVAADLTGQANHLGVTIEADIVKQKQAENNGGYTALGFGKTHPKVYEALTSDHPIDLVRYQVACCYMGRAGLINSGGPSGQNDLHQAVRTAVINKRAGGMGLISGRKAFQKPMEEGVRLLHAIQDVYLSKDVTIA, from the coding sequence ATGAACACCATCGAGGCCCTGCTCGGCCCGGAGGCCGAGGATCTCCTGACCCACCGCTGCACCACCATCCCCAAGGAGCGGCTGCACCTGCCGGGCCCCGACTTCGTCGACCGCGTGGTGGCGCAGAGCGACCGCAGCCCGGCGGTGATGCGCAGCCTGCAGACGCTGTTCGACACCGGGAGGCTCGCCGGCACCGGCTATCTCTCGATCCTGCCCGTGGACCAGGGCGTGGAGCACTCGGCCGGGGCCTCCTTCGCCCCCAATCCCATCTACTTCGACCCCGAGAACATCGTGCGCCTGGCCATCGAGGGCGGCTGCAACGCGGTGGCCTCGACCCTGGGGGTGCTGGGCGCGGTGGCGCGCCGCTACGCCCACCGCATCCCCTTCATCGTCAAGCTCAATCACAACGAGCTGCTCACCTACCCCAACATCCACGACCAGACGCTGTTCGCGCAGGTGGAGCAGGCCTTCGAGATGGGCGCGGTGGCGGTGGGGGCCACCATCTACTTCGGCTCCGAGGAGTCGCGCCGGCAGATCCTGGAGATCAGCGAGGCCTTCGCCCGCGCCCACGAGCTGGGCATGGCCACCGTCCTCTGGGCCTATCTCCGCAACCCCGCCTTCAAGCACGAGGGCACGGACTACCACGTCGCCGCCGACCTCACCGGCCAGGCCAACCACCTGGGCGTGACCATCGAGGCCGACATCGTCAAGCAGAAGCAGGCCGAGAACAACGGCGGCTACACCGCCCTCGGCTTCGGCAAGACCCACCCCAAGGTCTACGAGGCCCTCACCTCCGACCACCCCATCGACCTCGTGCGCTACCAGGTGGCCTGCTGCTACATGGGGCGCGCGGGGCTGATCAACTCCGGCGGCCCCTCGGGGCAGAACGACCTCCACCAGGCGGTGCGCACGGCGGTGATCAACAAGCGCGCCGGCGGCATGGGGCTGATCTCCGGGCGCAAGGCCTTCCAGAAGCCCATGGAGGAGGGCGTGCGGCTGCTGCACGCGATCCAGGACGTCTATCTCTCGAAGGACGTCACCATCGCCTGA
- the ppdK gene encoding pyruvate, phosphate dikinase: MSDRPKYVYDFEEGDGGDKRLLGGKGANLCEMTRIGLNVPPGFVITTEACLAYLADPERRLPPGLMDEVREHIRRLEAKTGKGFGDPANPLLVSVRSGSAISMPGMMDTILNLGLNAETLQGLIRQTGNPRFAYDAWRRFIQLFGKVALKVPDELFDERFEAIKARVGARSDLDLGADELAEAAEAFLEVVRAHTGRPFPADVHAQLEAAVRAVFDSWMGKRAVDYRREFHITPDIANGTAVNVVAMVFGNMGEDSCTGVAFTRDPATGENRLFGEYLVNAQGEDVVAGIRTPKPIQEMAQEMPDIYRQLLELRERLERHYREVQDFEFTVERGVLYCLQTRNGKMNAPAMVRTSVEMEREGLIDRRQALLRIRPEHLEQLLFPRLDPGFRGRPLATGLPASPGAASGRIVFDADTAEARGRLGEKVILVRVETKPEDIHGFFAAQGILTSRGGKTSHAAVVARGMGKPCVAGAEGIRVDEAARVAVVGETVLREGDVITIDGSTGHVYAGEAPMVEPEFTGDLATLLGWADEVARLGVRANADTPADAERALRFGAQGIGLCRTERMFNDPARLPVVVDMILAETPEARAAALERLLPMQREDFYRIFKVMAPRPVTVRLLDPPIHEFLPREEELVREIEALRHLRETLAGLAVLGQALPAEGAGAEAARALASLQGQTVEQALARKEGMLAKVRELREVNPMLGHRGVRLGITYPEIYRMQIRAVLEAAARCVQEGIAVDPEIMVPQVCTAKELEYVRAYVDEIHAEVEREAGVKVPFRFGTMIEVVRACMRAGRLAEVAEFFSFGTNDLSQATFSFSREDAENKFLPLYNEKGILQDNPFEVLDVHGVGRLMQITVEWGRRSRPDLKVGICGEQGGHPESIRFCHHIGLDYVSCSAPRVPIARLAAAHARLREDEYRFD; encoded by the coding sequence ATGAGCGACCGGCCCAAGTACGTCTACGACTTCGAGGAGGGCGACGGCGGCGACAAGCGGCTGCTGGGCGGCAAGGGGGCGAACCTGTGCGAGATGACGCGCATTGGCCTCAACGTGCCCCCGGGCTTCGTCATCACCACCGAGGCCTGCCTGGCCTACCTCGCCGACCCCGAGCGGCGCCTGCCGCCCGGTCTCATGGACGAGGTGCGCGAGCACATCCGCCGGCTCGAGGCCAAGACCGGCAAGGGCTTCGGCGATCCCGCCAACCCCCTCCTGGTCTCGGTGCGCTCGGGCTCGGCGATCTCCATGCCGGGGATGATGGACACCATCCTGAACCTCGGCCTCAACGCGGAGACGCTGCAGGGCCTGATCCGCCAGACCGGCAATCCGCGCTTCGCCTACGACGCCTGGCGGCGCTTCATCCAGCTCTTCGGCAAGGTCGCCCTCAAGGTGCCGGACGAGCTCTTCGACGAGCGCTTCGAGGCCATCAAGGCGCGCGTCGGCGCTCGCAGCGATCTCGACCTCGGCGCCGACGAGCTCGCCGAGGCCGCCGAGGCCTTCCTCGAGGTGGTGCGGGCCCACACCGGACGCCCCTTCCCCGCCGACGTCCACGCCCAGCTCGAGGCCGCGGTCCGGGCGGTCTTCGACTCCTGGATGGGCAAGCGCGCGGTGGACTACCGGCGCGAGTTCCACATCACCCCCGACATCGCCAACGGCACTGCGGTGAACGTGGTGGCCATGGTCTTCGGCAACATGGGGGAGGACTCGTGCACGGGGGTGGCCTTCACCCGCGACCCCGCCACCGGCGAGAACCGCCTCTTCGGCGAGTACCTGGTCAACGCCCAGGGCGAGGACGTGGTCGCCGGCATCCGCACCCCGAAACCGATCCAGGAGATGGCGCAGGAGATGCCGGACATCTACCGCCAGCTCCTGGAGCTGCGCGAGCGCCTGGAGCGCCATTACCGCGAGGTCCAGGACTTCGAGTTCACGGTCGAGCGCGGCGTGCTCTACTGCCTGCAGACCCGCAACGGCAAGATGAACGCCCCGGCGATGGTGCGCACCTCGGTGGAGATGGAGCGCGAGGGCCTCATCGACCGCCGCCAGGCGCTGCTGCGCATCCGTCCCGAGCACCTGGAGCAGCTCCTCTTCCCGCGCCTCGACCCGGGCTTCCGCGGCCGGCCCCTCGCCACGGGGCTGCCGGCCTCGCCGGGCGCGGCGAGCGGGCGCATCGTCTTCGACGCCGACACCGCCGAGGCCCGCGGCCGCCTCGGCGAGAAGGTGATCCTGGTCCGGGTCGAGACCAAGCCCGAGGACATCCACGGCTTCTTCGCCGCCCAGGGCATCCTCACCAGCCGCGGCGGCAAGACCTCCCACGCCGCGGTGGTGGCCCGCGGCATGGGCAAGCCCTGCGTCGCCGGCGCCGAGGGCATCCGGGTCGACGAGGCGGCCCGGGTCGCCGTCGTGGGCGAGACGGTGCTGCGCGAGGGCGACGTCATCACCATCGACGGCAGCACCGGCCACGTCTATGCCGGCGAGGCACCCATGGTGGAGCCGGAGTTCACCGGCGACCTCGCCACGCTCCTCGGCTGGGCCGACGAGGTGGCGCGCCTCGGCGTGCGGGCCAACGCCGACACGCCGGCCGACGCCGAGCGGGCGCTGCGCTTCGGTGCGCAGGGGATCGGCCTGTGCCGCACCGAACGCATGTTCAACGATCCCGCGCGCCTGCCGGTGGTGGTGGACATGATCCTGGCCGAGACGCCGGAGGCGCGGGCGGCCGCCCTGGAGCGGCTCCTGCCCATGCAGCGCGAGGACTTCTACCGCATCTTCAAGGTGATGGCGCCGCGCCCGGTGACCGTGCGCCTGCTCGACCCGCCCATCCACGAGTTCCTCCCGCGCGAGGAGGAGCTGGTGCGCGAGATCGAGGCCCTGCGGCACCTGCGCGAGACCCTCGCCGGCCTCGCCGTCCTCGGCCAGGCGCTGCCGGCGGAGGGGGCCGGCGCCGAGGCGGCGCGGGCGCTTGCCTCGCTGCAAGGCCAGACCGTGGAGCAGGCGCTGGCGCGCAAGGAGGGGATGCTGGCCAAGGTGCGCGAGCTGCGCGAGGTCAACCCCATGCTGGGCCACCGCGGCGTGCGCCTCGGCATCACCTACCCCGAGATCTACCGCATGCAGATCCGCGCCGTCCTCGAGGCCGCGGCCCGCTGTGTGCAGGAGGGGATCGCGGTGGACCCCGAGATCATGGTGCCGCAGGTCTGCACCGCCAAGGAGCTCGAGTACGTGCGCGCCTACGTCGACGAGATCCACGCGGAGGTGGAGCGCGAGGCCGGCGTGAAGGTGCCGTTCCGCTTCGGCACCATGATCGAGGTGGTGCGCGCCTGCATGCGCGCGGGCCGCCTCGCCGAGGTGGCCGAGTTCTTCTCCTTCGGCACCAACGACCTCTCCCAGGCGACCTTCTCCTTCTCCCGCGAGGACGCCGAGAACAAGTTCCTGCCCCTCTACAACGAGAAGGGCATCCTCCAGGACAACCCCTTCGAGGTGCTGGACGTGCACGGCGTCGGACGGCTGATGCAGATCACCGTGGAGTGGGGTCGCAGGAGCCGCCCCGACCTCAAGGTCGGGATCTGCGGCGAACAGGGCGGGCACCCCGAGTCCATCCGCTTCTGTCACCACATCGGCCTCGACTACGTCTCCTGCTCGGCGCCGCGGGTGCCCATCGCGCGGCTCGCCGCCGCCCATGCGAGGCTGCGCGAGGATGAGTACCGCTTCGACTGA
- a CDS encoding RDD family protein — MSTASTEPAGLGRRLGAALYDGLLLLALWFFATLALMPFTGGAIPPGDLRYEAYLVAVGGLFFVYFWSRGGQTLGMRAWRLRLVGPDGRPPRAGRAACRYLLAWLSWGLGGLGILWVLVDRERRAWHDLACGTRVLRLPKGGLSARP, encoded by the coding sequence ATGAGTACCGCTTCGACTGAGCCGGCGGGGCTGGGGCGGCGCCTCGGCGCCGCCCTCTACGACGGGCTGCTGCTGCTCGCCCTGTGGTTCTTCGCCACCCTCGCCCTGATGCCCTTCACCGGCGGCGCGATCCCGCCCGGGGATCTGCGCTACGAGGCGTATCTCGTGGCGGTGGGCGGGCTCTTCTTCGTCTACTTCTGGAGCCGCGGCGGCCAGACGCTGGGCATGCGCGCCTGGCGGCTGCGCCTGGTGGGGCCCGACGGGCGCCCGCCCCGGGCCGGGCGCGCCGCCTGCCGCTACCTCCTGGCCTGGCTCTCGTGGGGGCTCGGCGGCCTGGGGATCCTCTGGGTGCTGGTCGACCGCGAGCGGCGCGCCTGGCACGACCTCGCCTGCGGCACGCGCGTGCTGCGGCTGCCGAAGGGCGGGCTCAGCGCACGGCCCTGA
- the lptG gene encoding LPS export ABC transporter permease LptG produces the protein MIGILDRYIGRTVAAATLLALGAVAALDTVVGLMGELARVDAAYPPAAALRHVLLGLPGEAVALMPLALLLGTLMGLGALAARSELVVMRAAGISVPRIGASVMVAALPLAAAAAVLGEWVVPQTERLARATRAHAESLGIMYSESGFWARAGGHFVHVQRILPGGRLVGVTVYETDEEGLRRVRTARLATLEEGAWVLHDVRTTDFGEGTVGARDAARVQAPALLDPETARVLATPPEELSVRGLLRYRAYLRANGLDARRYEAALWAKLLSPLTNLLIVALAVPFVFGPLRSSSAGARLAAGIFLGIAVHLGARLSEQAGHAFGWPPVLGAALPAAVLALAVGVAFRAVR, from the coding sequence GTGATCGGGATCCTCGACCGCTACATCGGGCGCACGGTGGCGGCGGCGACGCTGCTCGCGCTCGGGGCGGTGGCGGCCCTGGACACGGTGGTGGGCCTCATGGGGGAGCTTGCGCGGGTGGACGCCGCCTATCCGCCCGCCGCCGCCCTGCGCCACGTGCTGCTGGGCCTGCCCGGGGAGGCGGTGGCGCTGATGCCGCTGGCGCTGCTCCTCGGGACCCTGATGGGGCTCGGGGCGCTCGCCGCGCGCAGCGAGCTCGTGGTGATGCGGGCGGCGGGGATCTCGGTGCCGCGCATCGGGGCCTCGGTGATGGTGGCGGCCCTGCCCCTGGCCGCGGCGGCGGCGGTGCTGGGCGAGTGGGTGGTGCCGCAGACCGAGCGCCTCGCCCGCGCCACCCGCGCGCACGCCGAGTCGCTGGGCATCATGTACAGCGAGAGCGGCTTCTGGGCCCGCGCCGGGGGGCACTTCGTCCACGTCCAGCGCATCCTGCCGGGCGGGCGGCTGGTGGGGGTGACCGTCTACGAGACGGACGAAGAGGGGCTCCGCCGCGTGCGCACGGCGCGTCTCGCGACCCTCGAGGAGGGTGCATGGGTGCTGCACGACGTGCGCACCACCGACTTCGGCGAGGGGACAGTGGGGGCGCGGGACGCGGCGCGGGTGCAGGCGCCGGCGCTGCTGGACCCGGAGACGGCGCGGGTTCTCGCCACCCCTCCGGAGGAGCTCTCGGTGCGCGGCCTTCTGCGCTACCGCGCCTATCTGCGCGCCAACGGCCTCGATGCGCGCCGCTACGAGGCGGCGCTGTGGGCCAAGCTCCTCTCGCCGCTGACCAACCTGCTGATCGTGGCCCTGGCGGTGCCCTTCGTCTTCGGGCCGCTGCGCAGCAGCTCCGCGGGGGCGCGGCTGGCGGCGGGGATCTTCCTCGGCATCGCCGTGCACCTGGGGGCGCGCCTCAGCGAGCAGGCCGGACACGCCTTCGGCTGGCCGCCGGTGCTGGGGGCCGCGCTGCCGGCGGCGGTGCTGGCCCTCGCGGTGGGGGTCGCGTTCAGGGCCGTGCGCTGA
- the lptF gene encoding LPS export ABC transporter permease LptF codes for MAVLTRYVGGDVARASVLALLVLVAMLLSNRFAALAARVAAGELPADVLGTLLLLKVLKTLPAILPAAFFVAAMAVLGRLYRDSEITAMLACGVPPARIYRGVLAVALPAAGLVLVVAGWAAPWAETAAERMEREAELRAEASAFEAGRFRSSEDGRVTFYAERISPDRRRFEAVFAEVRGPEGRTVLRARWAERVTLPDGERHLILHDGVRYEGEPGRRDWRLLRFAAHGLRVAEPRLDPGAVERARDLGELLADGAPAARAELHWRLALALAIPVLGVVALPLARTDPRRGRAWPLLAALVLYLVYFNLLLAGRSWLEGGRVPAALGLWWVHGAALLLWAGLALRPLRGRR; via the coding sequence GTGGCGGTCCTGACCCGCTATGTGGGCGGGGACGTGGCGCGCGCCTCGGTGCTCGCGCTCCTGGTCCTGGTGGCGATGCTCCTCAGCAACCGCTTCGCCGCCCTCGCGGCGCGGGTCGCCGCCGGCGAGCTGCCCGCGGACGTCCTCGGCACCCTGCTGCTGCTCAAGGTGCTGAAGACCCTGCCGGCGATCCTGCCGGCGGCCTTCTTCGTCGCCGCCATGGCGGTCCTGGGCCGCCTCTACCGCGACAGCGAGATCACCGCGATGCTCGCCTGCGGGGTGCCGCCCGCGCGCATCTACCGCGGCGTCCTCGCGGTGGCGCTGCCGGCGGCGGGGCTGGTGCTGGTCGTCGCGGGCTGGGCGGCGCCCTGGGCCGAGACCGCGGCCGAGCGCATGGAGCGCGAGGCGGAGCTGCGGGCCGAGGCGAGCGCCTTCGAGGCGGGCCGCTTCCGCTCCTCGGAGGACGGTCGCGTGACCTTCTACGCCGAACGCATCTCGCCCGACCGGCGCCGCTTCGAGGCGGTCTTCGCCGAGGTGCGCGGCCCCGAGGGGCGTACGGTGCTGCGCGCGCGCTGGGCCGAGCGGGTCACCCTGCCCGACGGCGAGCGCCACCTGATCCTCCACGACGGGGTGCGCTACGAGGGCGAGCCGGGGCGGCGCGACTGGCGGCTGCTGCGCTTCGCCGCCCACGGGCTGCGCGTGGCCGAGCCGCGGCTCGACCCCGGGGCGGTGGAGCGGGCGCGCGACCTGGGCGAGCTCCTCGCCGACGGCGCCCCCGCCGCGCGCGCCGAGCTGCACTGGCGCCTGGCGCTGGCGCTGGCGATCCCGGTCCTGGGGGTGGTGGCGTTGCCGCTGGCGCGCACCGATCCGCGCCGGGGCAGGGCCTGGCCGCTGCTCGCCGCGCTCGTCCTCTATCTCGTCTACTTCAACCTGCTGCTCGCCGGGCGCAGCTGGCTCGAGGGCGGGCGGGTGCCGGCGGCGCTGGGCCTCTGGTGGGTGCACGGCGCGGCGCTGCTGCTCTGGGCCGGGCTCGCCCTGCGCCCGCTGCGGGGGCGGCGGTGA
- a CDS encoding leucyl aminopeptidase, whose translation MEYQLKSGSPDKQRSACLVVGVFEPRRLSAAAEAVDRAAGGLLSTILRRGDMDGRRGQLLLLHQVPGVLADRVLLVGLGRERELTDGRYREVVRAAVAHLDEGGAMEATVCLCELPVKGRDLYWRVRETVVAAEDALYRFETLKSEKTPRRRPLRRLTLMVPGRRERAVGEEAVRHGEAIAEGVRLARDLGNLPGNICTPAHLADEARRLAEAHEAVSVEVLEREDMERLGMGALLSVAKGSRQPPKLIVLHYRGAAEDERPYALVGKGITFDSGGISIKPAAAMDEMKFDMCGAAAVLGTFRAAARLGLPVNLVGLIPSCENLPDGAANKPGDVVTSLSGKTIEVLNTDAEGRLILCDALTYAGRYEPRAVVDIATLTGACVIALGRHAHGLFANQPGLAHELLEAGRRAGDRAWELPLWDEYQEQLKSNFADMANVGGRDAGAITAACFLARFAEKYRWAHLDIAGTAWLTGEQKGATGRPVPLLVQWLLDRAAGA comes from the coding sequence ATGGAATACCAGCTCAAGAGCGGAAGCCCGGACAAGCAGCGCAGCGCCTGCCTCGTGGTCGGCGTCTTCGAGCCGCGGCGGCTGTCGGCGGCGGCGGAGGCGGTGGACCGCGCCGCCGGCGGCCTGCTCTCGACCATCCTGCGCCGCGGCGACATGGACGGGCGGCGCGGCCAGCTCCTGCTGCTCCACCAGGTCCCGGGCGTGCTCGCCGACCGCGTCCTCCTGGTGGGCCTCGGGCGCGAGCGGGAGCTCACCGACGGCCGCTACCGCGAGGTGGTGCGCGCGGCGGTGGCCCACCTCGACGAGGGCGGCGCCATGGAGGCCACGGTGTGCCTGTGCGAGCTCCCGGTGAAGGGGCGCGACCTCTACTGGCGCGTGCGCGAGACCGTGGTGGCGGCCGAGGACGCCCTCTACCGCTTCGAGACCCTCAAGAGCGAGAAGACGCCGCGCCGCCGCCCCCTGCGCCGCCTCACCCTGATGGTGCCGGGGCGGCGCGAGCGCGCCGTGGGCGAGGAGGCGGTCCGCCACGGCGAGGCCATCGCCGAGGGCGTGCGCCTCGCGCGGGACCTGGGCAACCTGCCCGGCAACATCTGCACCCCGGCCCATCTCGCCGACGAGGCCCGACGCCTCGCCGAGGCCCACGAGGCGGTCTCGGTGGAGGTGCTCGAGCGCGAGGACATGGAGCGGCTCGGCATGGGGGCGCTGCTCTCGGTGGCCAAGGGCAGCCGCCAGCCCCCCAAGCTCATCGTGCTCCACTACCGGGGCGCGGCCGAGGACGAGCGCCCCTACGCGCTGGTGGGCAAGGGGATCACCTTCGACTCCGGCGGCATCTCCATCAAGCCGGCGGCGGCCATGGACGAGATGAAGTTCGACATGTGCGGCGCCGCCGCCGTGCTCGGCACCTTCCGGGCCGCCGCGAGGCTCGGCCTGCCCGTCAACCTCGTCGGCCTGATCCCGAGCTGCGAGAACCTCCCCGACGGCGCCGCCAACAAGCCGGGCGACGTCGTCACCTCCCTGTCCGGCAAGACCATCGAGGTGCTCAACACCGACGCCGAGGGGCGGCTCATCCTGTGCGACGCCCTGACCTACGCCGGCCGCTACGAGCCCCGCGCGGTGGTGGACATCGCCACCCTCACCGGGGCCTGCGTCATCGCGCTGGGGCGGCACGCCCACGGCCTCTTCGCCAACCAGCCCGGGCTTGCCCACGAGCTGCTCGAGGCCGGCCGCCGCGCCGGGGACCGCGCCTGGGAGCTGCCGCTGTGGGACGAGTACCAGGAGCAGCTCAAGAGCAACTTCGCCGACATGGCCAACGTCGGCGGCCGCGACGCCGGCGCCATCACCGCCGCCTGCTTCCTCGCCCGCTTCGCCGAGAAGTACCGCTGGGCCCACCTGGACATCGCCGGCACCGCCTGGCTCACCGGCGAGCAGAAGGGGGCCACGGGGCGGCCGGTGCCGCTGCTGGTGCAGTGGCTGCTGGACCGCGCCGCAGGGGCGTGA
- a CDS encoding DNA polymerase III subunit chi has translation MTRIDFYVLEEPGTEPRRRLACRLAEKAFAQGHAVFLHAADEAEAAALDELLWTFRAGSFVPHARPGDPLAATVRVLIDAGAPPADMSDVLVNLHPDVPPFFSRFGRLAEIVTPDTRAAARARYRHYQQRGYPLHTHRLGR, from the coding sequence GTGACCCGGATCGACTTCTACGTCCTCGAGGAGCCGGGGACGGAGCCGCGCCGGCGCCTCGCCTGCCGCCTCGCGGAGAAGGCCTTCGCCCAGGGCCACGCCGTCTTTCTCCACGCCGCCGACGAGGCCGAGGCGGCGGCCCTGGACGAGCTGCTCTGGACATTCCGCGCCGGCAGCTTCGTCCCCCATGCGCGCCCGGGCGATCCCCTCGCCGCGACCGTGCGCGTGCTCATCGACGCCGGCGCGCCGCCCGCGGACATGAGCGACGTCCTCGTCAACCTCCACCCCGACGTCCCGCCCTTCTTCAGCCGCTTCGGGCGCCTGGCCGAGATCGTCACCCCCGACACCCGCGCGGCCGCCCGCGCCCGCTACCGCCACTACCAGCAGCGCGGCTACCCGCTCCACACCCACCGGCTCGGCCGCTGA